In the genome of Denticeps clupeoides chromosome 13, fDenClu1.1, whole genome shotgun sequence, one region contains:
- the LOC114802399 gene encoding guanine nucleotide-binding protein G(I)/G(S)/G(O) subunit gamma-7-like: protein MSANNSIAHARKLVEQLRTEAGVERIKVSKAAAELMHYCEQQARSDPLIVGITDNPFKEKKPCVIL from the exons ATGTCAGCGAATAACAGCATTGCCCACGCCAGGAAACTGGTGGAGCAGCTTCGCACCGAGGCGGGTGTTGAGCGCATCAAG GTGTCCAAGGCGGCAGCAGAGCTGATGCATTACTGTGAGCAGCAAGCACGCAGCGATCCCCTCATCGTTGGAATCACAGACAACCCCTTCAAAGAGAAAAAGCCCTGCGTTATTCTCTAA